A genome region from Bacteroides stercoris ATCC 43183 includes the following:
- a CDS encoding efflux transporter outer membrane subunit → MKKKNIYILLLLAPVLFASCKVGKSYVRPEMALPDSLMQQQDSISIADEQWQAVYTDNTLRNLIARALEYNKDMLVAAARVKEMAAQKRISVANLLPQLNGKIEAEREVENYGGHSRDVGNSYEAKALLSWELDLWGNLRWKKVAAVADYLQSVESQRALRMTIVAEVAQAYYELVALDTELEIVRQTQKAREEGVRLARIRFEGGLTSETSYQQAQVELARTATLVPDLERKISIKENDIAFLAGEFPTRIERSRFLEELDVPESLPVGLPSGLLERRPDIRAAEQQLIAEHARVKVAYTNMFPRLSLTGQFGLESDVLSNFLQSPYSLLNGAVLTPLFNWGKNRAALKAQKASFEAEVHSYEKTVLNAFKEAKNAIVDFNKIKEVYQLRLKLERSAKTYVDLAQLQYINGVINYMDVLDAQRGYFDAQIGVSNAIRDELIAVVNVYKALGGGWQIEK, encoded by the coding sequence ATGAAAAAAAAGAATATATATATACTTCTGTTGCTCGCCCCGGTTCTTTTTGCATCGTGCAAGGTAGGCAAAAGCTATGTCCGTCCCGAAATGGCATTGCCCGACAGTTTGATGCAACAGCAGGACAGCATCAGCATTGCCGATGAGCAGTGGCAGGCTGTTTATACAGACAATACTTTGCGTAATCTGATAGCACGCGCATTGGAGTATAATAAAGATATGCTCGTTGCGGCCGCTCGCGTGAAAGAAATGGCGGCCCAGAAACGTATCAGCGTAGCTAATCTACTTCCCCAGTTGAATGGTAAAATAGAGGCAGAGCGTGAAGTTGAAAACTATGGCGGACATAGCCGCGATGTGGGTAACAGCTATGAAGCAAAGGCTCTTTTGTCGTGGGAACTTGACCTTTGGGGAAATCTGCGTTGGAAAAAAGTAGCTGCCGTAGCCGATTATCTGCAAAGTGTAGAATCACAGCGTGCCTTGCGTATGACAATTGTTGCGGAAGTGGCGCAGGCATATTACGAGCTGGTAGCACTCGATACAGAATTGGAAATTGTCCGTCAGACACAAAAGGCTCGTGAAGAAGGTGTGCGTCTTGCAAGAATCCGTTTTGAAGGCGGACTTACTTCGGAGACATCTTATCAGCAGGCGCAAGTAGAGTTGGCGCGTACAGCTACGCTTGTTCCGGATCTGGAACGTAAGATTTCCATCAAGGAGAATGACATAGCTTTTCTTGCCGGTGAATTTCCTACACGTATAGAGCGCAGCCGCTTTTTGGAGGAGTTGGATGTGCCGGAGTCTTTACCTGTAGGATTGCCGTCCGGCTTATTGGAACGTCGTCCTGACATTCGTGCTGCAGAGCAGCAGCTTATAGCTGAACATGCTCGTGTGAAAGTGGCCTATACCAATATGTTCCCTCGGTTGTCGCTGACTGGTCAGTTTGGATTGGAGAGTGATGTCTTGTCAAACTTCCTTCAGTCGCCTTATTCATTGTTGAACGGAGCAGTATTGACTCCGCTTTTCAATTGGGGTAAGAACCGGGCTGCTCTAAAGGCACAGAAAGCTTCGTTTGAGGCGGAAGTTCATAGCTATGAGAAAACGGTGTTGAATGCTTTTAAAGAGGCCAAGAACGCAATTGTGGACTTCAACAAAATAAAGGAAGTGTATCAGTTGCGTCTCAAATTGGAACGTTCAGCCAAAACGTACGTGGATTTAGCGCAGTTGCAATATATTAATGGTGTTATTAATTATATGGACGTGCTTGATGCCCAGCGTGGATATTTCGATGCCCAGATTGGTGTCAGCAATGCAATCCGTGACGAACTGATAGCAGTGGTAAATGTTTATAAGGCTTTGGGTGGAGGCTGGCAGATAGAGAAATAA
- a CDS encoding AAA domain-containing protein, translating to MIDATQNLILINGENKTLQIEEIGRDDAGRFNVKYLGSSKVYRYGSEKVVWLTCSKQIDIAHNRIFIRQRRVYDLKGVFSFEYRGSTYWYVVYTSNYSQYLLDEELIIRTSCLSDGKSQSVFEYLKAVASTNILGKEEEKDNIGLLSKLYEKIDFIDDSRAIAPYLNPKKALKKDKSGRLIYPFGCNASQKRAVVCAFEHQISIIQGPPGTGKTQTILNIIANIIRKGKTVLVVSNNNSATTNVLEKLDKAGLGFIVAPLGRKGNKEAFIGNQPAIPDELQDWECNVEEKLQKEEEAENLLKKLDRIFAVQEELALSKQELQAVELEYNHFKRDQIFEITSFNSANYLSSTRLLNLWLQFQAYAEKDVIVPKEWWNKCLAALQWWWMNLIGRYVLKLNSKFDKHNLSAIITELQTLYYHRKIEELNERITNLQAELKTYNAKTELNRLTEVSMQLFKASLFKKYGKEKRKFFSSVRDLRIDYQSVLEQYPVVLSTTFSSRICLSDQAEFDYLIMDEASQVSIETGALALTCAKNVVIVGDTLQLPNIVTGEDKKKLDAIVAEFDIPSGYDCAGNSFLQSVCTLLPDAPQTLLREHYRCHPRIIDFCNRKFYSGGLLIMTEDDGKPDTLCAIKTVPGHHARKHYNQREIDVIRDEVIAHLPEQTDIGIITPYNVQVDELSRQLPAIESATVHKFQGREKDTIIMSVVDDQITEFSDDPNLLNVAISRAKKRFCLVVSGNEQLLKGNISELLSYIEYNNFTVSESRIHSIFDYLYSQYTRQRLAFIQAHPKISEYDSENITFAFIQTVLKKYREFHHLGVLCHIPLRHLIKDTILLNEDERVYAANYNTHVDFLIINHVSKKPILVVETDGYSYHNEKTQQYQRDIKKDHILTLYEIPILRLSTVGSGEEEKLMKALQEI from the coding sequence ATGATTGATGCTACTCAAAACCTTATTTTGATTAATGGAGAAAATAAGACCTTGCAAATAGAAGAAATAGGTCGGGATGATGCTGGTCGCTTTAATGTGAAGTATCTCGGTTCTTCTAAGGTATATAGATATGGCAGTGAGAAAGTTGTATGGCTGACGTGCTCTAAACAAATTGACATCGCTCATAACCGAATATTCATTCGTCAGCGCAGAGTGTACGATTTAAAAGGAGTATTTTCTTTTGAATATAGGGGTAGTACTTATTGGTATGTAGTTTACACTTCCAATTACTCACAGTATCTCTTGGATGAAGAATTGATAATCAGGACTTCATGTTTGAGTGATGGTAAATCGCAAAGTGTATTTGAATATTTGAAGGCGGTGGCATCTACTAATATTCTCGGTAAAGAGGAAGAAAAAGATAATATCGGATTGCTTTCCAAACTTTATGAAAAGATTGATTTTATTGATGATAGCAGAGCTATTGCTCCATATTTAAATCCAAAGAAAGCATTGAAGAAGGATAAGAGCGGTCGGCTTATATACCCTTTTGGATGCAATGCCAGTCAGAAACGAGCTGTAGTTTGTGCTTTTGAACATCAGATCAGTATCATTCAAGGTCCGCCGGGAACGGGAAAGACACAAACTATCCTCAATATTATAGCTAATATTATACGCAAAGGAAAGACTGTTTTAGTCGTTTCAAACAACAATTCAGCGACGACCAATGTTCTTGAGAAGCTGGATAAGGCGGGACTTGGCTTTATAGTGGCACCATTGGGCAGGAAAGGAAATAAAGAGGCGTTTATAGGTAATCAGCCTGCTATACCCGATGAACTTCAAGACTGGGAGTGTAATGTAGAGGAAAAACTCCAGAAAGAGGAAGAGGCGGAAAATCTTTTGAAGAAGCTTGACAGGATTTTTGCAGTACAAGAGGAGTTGGCTTTGTCCAAACAAGAGCTTCAAGCTGTAGAGTTAGAGTATAATCATTTCAAACGGGATCAGATATTTGAAATTACTTCTTTCAATAGTGCTAACTATCTATCTTCCACGCGTCTTTTAAATTTGTGGTTACAGTTTCAGGCATATGCAGAGAAGGATGTCATTGTTCCCAAAGAATGGTGGAATAAGTGTTTGGCGGCTCTTCAATGGTGGTGGATGAATTTGATAGGACGATATGTATTAAAACTGAACTCTAAGTTTGATAAGCATAATCTATCTGCTATTATTACGGAACTGCAAACTTTGTATTACCATCGAAAGATTGAGGAATTAAACGAACGGATAACGAACTTGCAAGCCGAATTGAAAACCTATAATGCCAAGACTGAACTGAACAGATTAACGGAAGTATCTATGCAGCTATTCAAAGCATCCTTGTTTAAGAAATACGGCAAGGAAAAGCGTAAGTTTTTTTCTTCTGTCAGGGATTTGCGAATAGATTACCAGAGTGTACTGGAGCAATATCCGGTAGTGCTGAGTACTACATTCTCTTCACGTATTTGTTTGTCCGATCAAGCAGAATTCGACTATCTGATTATGGATGAGGCATCGCAAGTTTCTATTGAAACGGGTGCTTTGGCGCTGACATGTGCAAAAAATGTTGTTATTGTGGGAGATACTTTGCAGTTGCCCAATATAGTGACAGGCGAGGATAAAAAAAAGCTTGATGCTATTGTCGCGGAATTCGATATCCCTTCCGGTTATGATTGTGCCGGAAACAGCTTTTTACAGTCGGTATGTACTCTTTTGCCCGATGCCCCGCAAACATTGCTTCGGGAACATTACCGTTGCCATCCTCGTATTATTGACTTTTGTAATCGTAAGTTTTATAGCGGTGGTTTGCTTATTATGACCGAGGATGATGGAAAACCTGATACATTGTGCGCAATCAAGACAGTGCCGGGACATCATGCTCGTAAACACTATAATCAGCGGGAAATTGATGTAATTCGTGATGAAGTGATAGCTCATTTACCCGAACAGACGGATATTGGAATTATCACTCCTTATAATGTTCAAGTTGATGAATTGTCTCGGCAATTACCTGCAATAGAATCTGCTACTGTTCATAAGTTTCAAGGACGGGAGAAAGATACTATTATTATGAGTGTGGTGGATGATCAGATAACCGAATTCAGCGATGATCCGAACCTGCTGAATGTTGCCATATCAAGGGCCAAAAAGCGGTTCTGTCTGGTTGTCTCGGGTAACGAACAGCTTTTGAAGGGTAATATCAGTGAATTGTTGTCTTATATTGAATATAATAACTTCACAGTCAGTGAGAGTAGGATACATTCTATTTTTGATTATCTGTATAGTCAATATACCCGTCAACGTTTGGCTTTTATTCAGGCACATCCGAAAATATCTGAGTATGATTCGGAAAACATTACTTTTGCTTTTATACAAACAGTTTTAAAAAAATATCGGGAGTTTCATCATTTGGGAGTATTATGTCATATTCCTTTACGTCATCTCATCAAAGATACTATCCTTTTAAATGAGGATGAACGGGTATATGCTGCTAATTATAATACTCACGTGGATTTTCTTATAATTAACCATGTCAGCAAGAAACCAATATTGGTAGTGGAGACGGATGGCTATTCTTATCATAATGAGAAAACACAGCAGTATCAACGAGATATAAAGAAAGATCATATTCTTACATTATATGAGATTCCTATTTTGCGGCTTTCAACCGTGGGGAGCGGCGAAGAAGAAAAATTGATGAAAGCGCTTCAAGAGATATAA
- a CDS encoding diphosphate--fructose-6-phosphate 1-phosphotransferase: MTKSALQIARAAYQPKLPKGLTGTVKAVAGAATQSVADQEEIKKLFPNTYGMPLIKFENTDETVDFPAMNVGVILSGGQAPGGHNVISGIFDGIKKLNKDSKLYGFILGPGGLVDHNYMELTADIIDEYRNTGGFDIIGSGRTKLEKEEQFEKGLEILKELNIKALVIIGGDDSNTNACVLAEYYAAKNCGVQVIGCPKTIDGDLKNEMIETSFGFDTACKTYAEVIGNIQRDCNSARKYWHFIKLMGRSASHIALECALQVQPNICIISEEVEAKDMSLDDIVTGIAQVVANRAAQGNNFGTVLIPEGLVEFIPAMKRLIAELNDFLAANAEEFSQIKKSHQRDYIIRKLSPENAAIYASLPEGVARQLSLDRDPHGNVQVSLIETEKLLSEMVAAKLAQWKEEGKYVGKFAAQHHFFGYEGRCAAPSNFDADYCYSLGYAASALIANGKTGYMSSVRNTTAPAEEWIAGGVPITMMMNMERRHGEMKPVIQKALVRLDGAPFKAFAAQRERWAVETDYVYPGPIQYFGPAEVCDQPTKTLQLEQGR, translated from the coding sequence ATGACTAAAAGTGCATTGCAAATTGCAAGGGCTGCTTATCAGCCCAAACTTCCGAAAGGGCTGACAGGTACTGTAAAAGCAGTGGCCGGCGCAGCTACCCAGTCGGTTGCCGATCAGGAAGAAATCAAGAAATTGTTTCCCAATACTTATGGGATGCCTTTGATTAAGTTCGAAAATACCGATGAGACCGTTGATTTCCCTGCTATGAATGTGGGTGTAATTCTTTCCGGTGGTCAGGCTCCCGGTGGTCACAATGTGATATCCGGTATTTTTGACGGTATTAAAAAGTTGAACAAAGATAGTAAACTGTACGGTTTCATTCTTGGCCCTGGTGGTTTGGTAGACCATAATTATATGGAACTGACTGCCGATATCATCGATGAATATCGTAATACCGGTGGTTTCGATATCATAGGTTCAGGCCGTACCAAATTGGAGAAAGAGGAACAGTTTGAAAAAGGACTGGAAATCTTGAAGGAATTGAATATCAAAGCACTGGTTATTATCGGTGGTGACGATTCTAATACAAATGCCTGCGTATTGGCTGAGTATTATGCTGCGAAGAATTGCGGTGTACAAGTTATCGGGTGTCCGAAAACTATCGACGGTGACTTGAAGAACGAAATGATTGAAACTTCTTTCGGATTCGATACAGCTTGTAAAACGTATGCTGAAGTAATTGGTAATATCCAGCGCGACTGTAACTCGGCACGTAAGTACTGGCATTTCATAAAACTGATGGGACGTTCCGCTTCACATATCGCTTTGGAATGTGCATTGCAAGTACAGCCTAATATCTGTATTATCTCCGAAGAAGTTGAAGCTAAGGATATGTCTTTGGATGATATCGTAACGGGTATCGCTCAGGTGGTGGCTAATCGTGCCGCACAGGGCAATAACTTCGGTACGGTTCTTATCCCCGAGGGCTTGGTTGAGTTCATCCCTGCTATGAAACGTCTTATCGCTGAGTTGAATGATTTCCTGGCTGCCAATGCAGAGGAATTCTCTCAGATTAAGAAATCACACCAACGCGACTATATCATCCGCAAACTTTCTCCGGAAAATGCCGCTATCTATGCCAGTCTTCCCGAAGGTGTAGCGCGTCAGTTGTCATTGGACCGCGACCCGCACGGAAACGTACAGGTATCTCTCATTGAAACGGAGAAACTGTTGTCCGAAATGGTAGCTGCCAAATTGGCTCAGTGGAAAGAAGAAGGTAAATATGTAGGTAAGTTCGCTGCACAGCATCACTTCTTCGGTTATGAAGGACGTTGCGCTGCTCCGTCTAATTTCGATGCCGACTACTGCTACTCTTTGGGTTATGCGGCATCTGCGCTGATTGCTAACGGTAAGACCGGTTACATGTCTTCCGTACGTAATACTACAGCTCCTGCCGAAGAGTGGATTGCAGGTGGTGTACCTATTACAATGATGATGAATATGGAACGTCGTCACGGCGAAATGAAACCGGTTATCCAGAAAGCTTTGGTAAGACTGGACGGTGCTCCTTTCAAGGCATTTGCCGCTCAGCGTGAGCGTTGGGCTGTGGAAACAGACTATGTTTATCCGGGTCCTATCCAATACTTCGGTCCTGCCGAAGTTTGCGACCAGCCTACCAAGACTTTGCAACTGGAACAAGGTAGATAA
- a CDS encoding glycoside hydrolase family 25 protein: MPSKNSTVSRRKPVSRRTSSRKKKQTVSRPMPVWLRNLLAFCIIAVFSAGFYWFFIRPYAYRWKPCYGLKGYGVCMPCNYEVHGIDISHYQGIIDWDKLLHNKEAKFPIHFIFMKATEGGDYGDETFVENFSQARKYGFIRGAYHYFLPKTDAHKQADFFISTVHLSKGDLPPVLDVETTGKRSPLELKSAVKTWLDRVEAHYGVKPILYTSYKFKKRYLNDSIFNAYPYWIAHYYVDSVKYEGKWHFWQHTDVGNVPGIEEEVDLNVFNGTLEELVGMTLQ, encoded by the coding sequence ATGCCTTCTAAAAACAGTACAGTTTCCCGGCGCAAACCTGTATCTCGTCGTACTTCTTCTCGAAAAAAGAAGCAGACGGTGTCTCGTCCCATGCCTGTATGGTTGCGTAATTTATTGGCATTTTGTATTATAGCGGTATTTTCAGCAGGATTCTATTGGTTCTTTATCCGTCCTTATGCTTATCGTTGGAAACCTTGTTACGGTTTAAAGGGCTACGGCGTATGCATGCCTTGCAACTATGAGGTGCATGGCATTGATATTTCCCACTATCAGGGTATTATAGATTGGGATAAGCTCCTTCATAATAAAGAAGCGAAATTTCCCATACATTTTATCTTTATGAAAGCTACCGAAGGGGGCGATTATGGCGATGAAACTTTTGTAGAAAATTTCAGTCAGGCACGGAAATACGGTTTTATCCGAGGAGCTTATCATTATTTCCTACCCAAGACAGATGCGCATAAGCAGGCTGACTTTTTTATTAGTACAGTACACTTGTCAAAAGGAGACCTTCCCCCCGTTCTTGATGTGGAAACTACGGGTAAGAGATCTCCTCTGGAACTGAAATCTGCCGTTAAAACCTGGCTCGACAGAGTAGAGGCGCATTACGGCGTAAAACCGATTCTTTACACTTCCTATAAATTTAAGAAACGTTATCTCAACGACTCCATATTCAACGCTTATCCTTACTGGATAGCCCATTATTACGTTGATTCCGTGAAGTACGAGGGCAAATGGCATTTTTGGCAACATACCGATGTAGGTAATGTCCCCGGCATTGAAGAAGAAGTCGATCTGAATGTTTTTAACGGCACGTTGGAAGAATTGGTTGGTATGACCCTGCAATAG
- the prmA gene encoding 50S ribosomal protein L11 methyltransferase — protein MKYLEFTFHTTPCTEIVNDVLSAVLGEAGFESFVEQTDGIAAYIQKDLYNETVLKEALADFPLPDTQVEYAYQEAEDKDWNEEWEKNFFQPIIIGDRCVIHSTFHRDIPQAEYDIVINPQMAFGTGHHETTSLIIGELLDNDLQGKSLLDMGCGTSILAILARMRGAAPCTAVDIDEWCVRNSLENIELNGVDRISVFQGDASLLKDQEPFDVIIANINRNILLNDMKRYVSCMHPGSELYMSGFYVDDIPVIQAEAEHNGLRFVHHKEKNRWAAVKFVL, from the coding sequence ATGAAATATTTAGAATTTACATTTCATACCACTCCCTGCACGGAAATCGTCAACGATGTCTTATCGGCAGTGCTGGGTGAAGCCGGTTTTGAGAGTTTTGTAGAGCAAACAGACGGGATTGCCGCCTACATTCAAAAAGATTTATACAATGAAACTGTCCTCAAAGAAGCTCTTGCCGATTTTCCCTTACCTGATACACAGGTAGAATATGCTTACCAAGAAGCGGAAGACAAAGACTGGAATGAAGAATGGGAAAAGAATTTCTTCCAGCCCATTATCATTGGCGACCGCTGTGTCATCCACAGCACATTCCATCGCGACATCCCTCAAGCAGAATACGATATAGTCATCAACCCTCAAATGGCATTCGGTACAGGACACCACGAAACGACCAGTCTCATTATCGGTGAATTACTTGATAACGATCTGCAAGGCAAATCTTTGCTTGATATGGGATGCGGAACATCCATTCTAGCCATATTGGCACGTATGCGCGGTGCTGCGCCCTGTACAGCCGTCGATATAGATGAATGGTGCGTACGCAACTCTCTTGAAAACATAGAGCTAAATGGAGTAGACCGTATATCCGTTTTTCAAGGAGACGCTTCTCTATTGAAAGACCAAGAACCTTTTGATGTAATCATAGCCAACATCAACCGTAACATCCTGCTGAACGACATGAAACGATATGTAAGTTGCATGCATCCGGGGTCGGAACTATATATGAGCGGTTTTTATGTAGATGATATTCCTGTAATACAGGCCGAAGCGGAGCATAACGGACTGCGCTTCGTACATCATAAGGAAAAAAACCGTTGGGCCGCAGTAAAGTTTGTATTATGA
- a CDS encoding OmpP1/FadL family transporter: MKKIITLAVLGMLGAVPVSAQTVYDAANIANKDLNGTARFVSMGGAMGALGGDISTIATNPAGIGIYRSNDAMLSFSLSSYGTESNYMGSKMNADKMKTSFDNAGFVISSKIGNATALRYVNFGFNYHKAKSFYKNMSMGGNLGDYTQTDYMAAQAGGIKDWSGNIYTDPEVGWLSALGYDSYLITDFIAHNGQGDVPSGYVPYMKNGTQVKNLNGDLMYITPGEYGGMFLGGNGNFRSEERGGIEQYDFNISFNINDRVYLGVTVGAYAIDYNKYTFYSEDYLDNAGNSIGQNYNLQSWNKIHGSGFDVKFGAIVRPFEYSPLRIGLAIHTPTYYNLDYKTNARLESNVLNDLDIANESGIGSGVIGQYTVDTYDIMNGDMVRQFHLQIPWTYNVSLGYTVGSSLALGAEYEYQDYSSMKFKDQEGYSDTFGYENSTTSMLKGVSTIRLGAEYKVIPQFALRAGYNYTSAIFNSDAYKDLPYNSIQTDTDFANTKALSNYTVGLGYRGSMFYADLAYKFSSYKEDFYPFINAYEDGGQLVIGSPEATKVKNTRSQVLLTLGLRF, translated from the coding sequence ATGAAAAAAATTATAACTTTAGCTGTTTTGGGGATGTTGGGTGCAGTTCCGGTAAGTGCACAGACCGTGTACGATGCAGCCAACATCGCAAACAAGGATTTAAATGGTACAGCACGCTTTGTAAGTATGGGCGGAGCTATGGGTGCGTTGGGTGGAGATATTTCCACTATTGCTACAAACCCTGCCGGTATAGGTATTTATCGCAGTAATGATGCAATGCTGTCATTCAGTCTTTCTTCTTATGGTACTGAAAGTAATTATATGGGAAGTAAGATGAATGCAGACAAGATGAAAACCTCATTTGATAATGCCGGTTTTGTTATTTCTTCAAAGATAGGCAATGCTACGGCTTTGCGTTATGTGAATTTCGGCTTTAATTATCATAAGGCGAAGTCTTTTTATAAGAATATGTCGATGGGAGGTAATTTAGGCGATTATACGCAAACGGATTATATGGCGGCACAAGCCGGAGGAATAAAGGACTGGTCGGGCAATATTTATACAGATCCGGAAGTAGGATGGCTATCCGCATTGGGATATGACAGTTATCTGATAACCGACTTTATTGCCCACAACGGACAGGGAGATGTCCCTTCCGGTTACGTTCCCTATATGAAAAACGGGACTCAGGTAAAGAATCTGAACGGTGATTTAATGTATATCACTCCGGGTGAATATGGAGGAATGTTTTTAGGAGGAAATGGCAATTTCCGGTCGGAAGAGCGTGGCGGAATTGAACAATATGATTTCAATATTTCATTCAATATTAATGACCGGGTATATTTAGGCGTAACTGTGGGGGCTTATGCCATAGATTACAATAAATATACTTTTTATAGTGAAGACTATTTGGATAATGCCGGAAATAGCATCGGGCAGAATTATAACCTGCAGAGCTGGAACAAGATACACGGTTCGGGTTTTGATGTGAAATTCGGAGCCATCGTGCGTCCTTTCGAATATTCCCCTTTGAGGATTGGATTAGCCATTCATACACCGACCTATTATAATTTGGATTATAAGACAAATGCCCGCCTGGAGTCGAATGTCTTGAATGATTTGGATATAGCTAACGAGTCGGGTATAGGAAGCGGTGTGATCGGTCAATATACTGTGGATACTTATGATATAATGAATGGAGACATGGTGCGTCAATTCCACTTGCAGATACCATGGACGTATAATGTAAGTTTGGGATATACTGTAGGTTCCAGTTTGGCTTTAGGGGCAGAGTATGAATATCAGGACTATTCGTCCATGAAATTCAAGGACCAGGAAGGCTATTCCGATACATTTGGGTACGAAAACAGTACTACTTCTATGCTGAAAGGGGTGAGCACCATTCGTTTGGGAGCCGAATATAAAGTGATTCCTCAGTTTGCTTTGCGTGCAGGATACAATTATACCTCTGCCATTTTCAATAGTGATGCATATAAGGATTTGCCTTATAACTCAATTCAGACGGATACGGATTTTGCAAATACCAAAGCTTTGAGTAACTATACAGTGGGTCTCGGTTACAGAGGGTCTATGTTTTATGCTGATTTGGCATATAAGTTCTCTTCATACAAGGAAGATTTCTATCCGTTCATTAATGCCTATGAAGATGGAGGCCAGTTAGTGATAGGCTCTCCTGAAGCAACGAAAGTAAAAAATACCCGAAGCCAGGTGCTGCTGACCTTAGGTTTACGTTTTTAA
- a CDS encoding NADH peroxidase, whose amino-acid sequence MKKFRCTVCGYVYEGDAAPEKCPLCKAPASKFVEVEEAQAGGPLVFADEHVIGVAKGCDDEMIKDLNNHFMGECTEVGMYLAMSRQADREGYPEVAEAFKRYAWEEAEHAAKFAELLGDCVWDTKTNLEKRMNAESGACEDKKRIATRAKALNLDAIHDTVHEMAKDEARHGKGFEGLYNRYFKK is encoded by the coding sequence ATGAAAAAGTTTAGATGTACTGTCTGCGGTTACGTATATGAAGGAGACGCAGCTCCTGAGAAATGTCCTTTGTGTAAAGCTCCTGCAAGCAAATTCGTTGAAGTAGAAGAAGCACAGGCAGGCGGTCCGTTGGTTTTTGCTGACGAACATGTCATTGGCGTAGCCAAAGGTTGCGATGACGAAATGATTAAGGATTTGAACAACCACTTCATGGGCGAATGCACGGAAGTAGGTATGTACCTTGCAATGAGCCGCCAGGCAGACCGCGAAGGCTATCCTGAAGTAGCTGAAGCTTTCAAGCGTTACGCATGGGAAGAAGCAGAACACGCTGCAAAATTTGCTGAATTGCTGGGTGACTGCGTATGGGATACCAAGACTAACCTTGAAAAGAGAATGAATGCAGAATCAGGCGCTTGCGAAGACAAGAAGCGTATCGCTACACGTGCCAAAGCATTGAATCTGGATGCTATCCATGACACAGTTCATGAAATGGCTAAAGACGAAGCTCGTCACGGTAAAGGTTTCGAAGGTCTGTACAACCGCTATTTCAAGAAATAA
- a CDS encoding Fur family transcriptional regulator, with amino-acid sequence MDVVKRLQNHNIKPSVQRIAIMTYLMEHRTHPTVDEIYTALAPSIPTLSKTTVYNTLKLLSEQGAAQTLTIDERNTCYDADTTPHAHFLCKHCGKIYDLECNANIKQVEEMDMNGHEVQEIHYYYKGICKSCLENEYLTKITNN; translated from the coding sequence ATGGATGTAGTAAAACGATTGCAAAATCATAACATTAAGCCCTCGGTACAGCGCATAGCCATTATGACTTATCTGATGGAGCATCGTACACATCCCACGGTGGATGAAATTTATACGGCACTTGCACCTTCCATTCCCACATTGTCTAAAACAACTGTTTACAACACTTTAAAATTACTTAGTGAACAAGGTGCTGCACAGACATTGACAATTGACGAACGGAATACCTGCTATGATGCAGATACCACTCCTCATGCCCATTTCTTATGCAAACATTGCGGAAAAATATATGATTTGGAATGCAATGCCAACATTAAACAGGTAGAAGAAATGGATATGAACGGACACGAAGTGCAAGAAATCCATTATTACTATAAAGGTATCTGCAAAAGCTGTCTGGAAAATGAATATTTAACCAAAATAACGAATAACTAA